The Nitrospira sp. genome includes a region encoding these proteins:
- a CDS encoding cupredoxin domain-containing protein produces the protein MAWMYGAALLAQSEQVVDVTIKDFRFVTKQSPLRLGLPTVIIVRNEDAERHDFSSTMFEGIPTQIEKDGVIVYGRGLGGMYLDPKQSATIRFDMTRPGRHVFRCAIHPTMSGELLLLSAEAV, from the coding sequence ATGGCCTGGATGTACGGTGCGGCCCTTCTGGCACAGTCCGAACAGGTGGTGGACGTGACCATCAAGGATTTCCGGTTTGTCACGAAGCAGAGTCCCTTGCGCCTGGGGCTCCCCACCGTCATCATTGTCCGGAATGAAGATGCGGAGCGACACGATTTCAGCTCGACCATGTTTGAGGGGATCCCCACACAAATCGAGAAGGACGGGGTGATTGTGTACGGCCGCGGCCTGGGCGGGATGTATCTCGATCCGAAACAGAGTGCCACGATTCGATTCGATATGACGCGACCTGGCCGGCACGTTTTTCGATGTGCGATCCACCCGACGATGAGCGGGGAATTGCTCTTGTTGAGTGCGGAGGCTGTGTGA
- a CDS encoding universal stress protein gives MGQDTDLFKAILVPVDFSPCSDEAFRVACQVARLCGATVLVLHVIDTSTLAAFHRLGLLAVPSDAAPQRRRLRHHARLKVRQLLESKVAADVKITRLIVEGVPFAEIAKAARIGNSDLVVIGCYGGRVGSVDKIFFGSTAEKVVRTAGCPVLTVPLPTSVSQRRSSR, from the coding sequence ATGGGGCAAGATACGGATCTCTTCAAGGCCATCTTGGTTCCGGTGGATTTCTCCCCCTGTTCAGACGAAGCCTTTCGAGTGGCGTGTCAGGTCGCGCGGCTGTGTGGAGCGACGGTACTCGTGCTGCACGTAATCGATACGAGCACGCTTGCCGCATTCCATCGCTTGGGGCTGTTGGCGGTTCCATCAGATGCCGCTCCACAGCGCCGCCGGTTACGCCATCATGCTCGATTAAAGGTCAGGCAGTTGTTGGAGTCCAAGGTCGCCGCAGACGTGAAGATTACACGACTGATCGTGGAGGGTGTGCCGTTCGCTGAAATCGCGAAAGCCGCGCGGATAGGGAATAGTGATCTGGTCGTGATCGGCTGCTACGGCGGAAGGGTCGGGAGTGTGGATAAGATATTCTTCGGCAGTACGGCGGAAAAGGTCGTTCGCACGGCGGGTTGCCCTGTATTGACAGTGCCGCTTCCGACCTCCGTCTCGCAACGGAGGTCGTCACGATGA
- a CDS encoding zinc ribbon domain-containing protein, producing MDDFQLTVERVYIMPMYDYKCLDCGKESLIVVTLKEHAAGGIVCPACGSKNLQQLFSPFIAHTTKKS from the coding sequence ATGGATGATTTTCAGCTGACCGTCGAAAGGGTTTACATCATGCCGATGTATGACTATAAGTGTCTCGATTGCGGGAAGGAATCGTTGATCGTGGTAACATTGAAAGAACACGCAGCCGGGGGAATCGTCTGTCCGGCCTGTGGGAGCAAGAACCTGCAGCAACTGTTTAGCCCGTTCATTGCTCACACAACAAAGAAGAGCTAG
- a CDS encoding isochorismatase family protein, translating into MEKLALHDALLIVDIQNDFLPGGALGISHGDKIIPVLTSYIRRFDAYGFPIFLSRDWHPPNHCSFLSQGGPWPTHCVAGSPGALPPSSFTTPPSAVIIYKAIDHDQEACSAFQHTALNRHLRALNVQRLFIGGLATDYCVLHSVKDARMLGYDVCLLMDGIKAVNLDTEDGRRAEEEMIRLGALPVRWKMLET; encoded by the coding sequence ATGGAGAAGCTGGCCCTCCATGACGCGCTCCTCATTGTGGACATCCAGAACGATTTTCTCCCAGGCGGGGCGCTCGGCATCAGCCATGGGGACAAGATTATTCCGGTCCTTACAAGCTATATTCGCCGCTTTGATGCCTACGGTTTTCCTATTTTTCTGAGTCGCGATTGGCACCCACCCAACCATTGCTCATTCCTGTCGCAGGGTGGACCATGGCCGACCCATTGTGTTGCCGGCTCACCCGGTGCTCTTCCACCGTCGTCCTTCACGACGCCGCCATCGGCTGTCATCATTTACAAGGCCATTGATCACGACCAAGAAGCGTGCTCCGCATTCCAACACACTGCTCTGAATCGGCATCTCCGAGCCCTCAACGTGCAGCGCCTCTTCATCGGTGGATTAGCAACCGACTACTGCGTGCTGCATTCGGTCAAAGACGCTCGAATGCTCGGGTATGACGTCTGTTTATTGATGGACGGCATCAAGGCGGTCAACCTTGATACCGAGGACGGTCGGCGGGCCGAGGAAGAAATGATTCGCTTGGGAGCCCTGCCTGTACGATGGAAAATGCTCGAAACATGA
- a CDS encoding universal stress protein, producing MSVTTGRPNILFATDGSQGSAAAEAYACGLARSWGASLTVMHVLEFPSGLNPENPVNQLYLAELMKQATQELVELKTRAAGRGVSAETKIATGIPSEEVLAAVTGEAPDLIVVGTRGKTGLAHILLGSTAERIIRAAPCPVLAVRARLHDEEKTGGLRHNPPVIERILVPIDFSDYSLDALEYGAVIAQRSKASVRILHVLEPVSYGLDFTLPHVAKRDHDRTAITKKLSDLTAALTSAGLVSDFVVSGGLPADSILNAAVTPDVGLIVMGTHGRRGLSHALFGSVTESVLRKSLCPVLTVRNPKFHQDHRSVLVRSSMPNNA from the coding sequence GTGAGTGTGACCACGGGAAGACCGAACATTCTCTTTGCGACCGACGGATCACAGGGGTCGGCGGCTGCTGAGGCCTATGCCTGTGGGCTCGCCCGATCGTGGGGTGCCTCACTGACCGTGATGCATGTGTTGGAGTTCCCATCAGGGCTTAACCCTGAGAATCCTGTCAATCAGCTGTATTTGGCCGAGTTGATGAAGCAGGCGACGCAAGAGCTGGTTGAATTGAAAACACGGGCAGCCGGTCGAGGGGTTTCGGCGGAGACCAAGATTGCCACAGGTATCCCAAGCGAGGAGGTTCTTGCAGCCGTAACGGGTGAAGCGCCGGATCTGATTGTTGTGGGCACGAGAGGCAAAACCGGATTGGCACATATACTCCTGGGAAGTACGGCGGAGCGAATTATCCGGGCGGCACCCTGCCCGGTCCTGGCCGTGCGCGCCCGGCTGCACGACGAAGAGAAAACGGGCGGGCTGCGGCACAATCCCCCCGTTATTGAACGGATTCTGGTGCCGATAGATTTTTCAGACTATTCGCTCGATGCGTTGGAGTATGGGGCAGTGATTGCTCAGCGATCGAAAGCCTCCGTCAGAATTCTCCATGTCCTGGAGCCGGTTTCGTATGGGCTGGATTTCACCTTGCCTCATGTGGCGAAGCGAGACCACGATCGGACGGCGATCACGAAGAAGTTGTCTGATCTCACGGCAGCCCTGACTTCGGCTGGGCTGGTGTCTGATTTCGTCGTCTCCGGCGGGCTGCCGGCTGATTCGATCCTCAACGCAGCCGTGACCCCCGATGTGGGTTTGATTGTGATGGGGACTCATGGTCGACGGGGTTTGTCTCACGCGTTGTTCGGTAGCGTCACGGAGTCTGTGCTTCGAAAGTCCTTGTGTCCAGTCTTGACGGTCCGGAACCCGAAGTTTCACCAGGACCATCGCTCTGTCCTTGTAAGGTCATCCATGCCAAACAATGCGTAG
- a CDS encoding 6-phosphofructokinase: MTMHHPTVGILVGGGPAPGINSVIGAATIRSILEGTDVLGIIDGFKWLMEGGTGQVRPLSIEDVSRIHFRGGSYLGTSRANPTKSSEHLGNVLSSLARLGVTRLVTIGGDDTAFSAMKLEERAGGRLQVVHVPKTIDNDLDLPHGVPTFGFQTARHVGVEIVKNLMVDARTTTRWYVVVTMGRKAGHLALGIGKAAGATLTIIPEEFRERPVKLKRVVDLLIGAMIKRFEQGRTDGVAVVAEGLIEILDPDELGGLEHVERDEHGHLRMTEVDIGDVLRRELTKHLRALGLSITVVPKNVGYELRCADPIPYDIEYTRDLGYCAAQYLLDGGTAAMVSIQNGRFIPIPFKQMVDPATGRTRVRMVEIESQSYHIARQYMIRLNEEDLERHDTVGRYAAVANLPPDAFRDRFKTVL; this comes from the coding sequence ATGACGATGCACCACCCAACAGTCGGGATTCTGGTCGGAGGCGGGCCTGCCCCCGGAATCAATAGTGTGATCGGCGCAGCTACGATCCGCAGCATTCTTGAGGGAACGGACGTGCTGGGGATCATCGATGGGTTCAAATGGCTCATGGAAGGTGGTACGGGGCAGGTACGACCACTCTCGATCGAGGATGTCAGTCGGATTCATTTTCGAGGTGGGTCGTATCTGGGTACGTCTCGCGCAAATCCGACAAAGAGCTCGGAGCACCTTGGCAATGTGTTGTCTTCTCTGGCTCGACTCGGCGTCACGAGGCTGGTCACGATCGGCGGAGACGACACCGCGTTTTCCGCTATGAAGCTGGAGGAGCGAGCCGGTGGGCGACTTCAAGTCGTCCATGTTCCGAAGACGATCGACAATGATTTGGATCTCCCCCATGGTGTCCCGACGTTCGGGTTTCAAACGGCTCGCCACGTCGGGGTCGAGATCGTCAAGAATCTCATGGTGGACGCCCGTACGACCACTCGCTGGTATGTGGTGGTGACCATGGGGCGCAAGGCCGGTCATCTGGCATTGGGGATTGGAAAGGCCGCGGGTGCCACACTGACGATCATTCCGGAGGAGTTTCGTGAACGGCCGGTGAAACTGAAGCGAGTGGTCGATCTGTTGATCGGGGCCATGATCAAGCGCTTTGAACAGGGTCGGACTGACGGTGTTGCAGTGGTAGCAGAAGGACTGATCGAAATTCTTGACCCGGATGAGCTCGGTGGTCTGGAACATGTGGAACGTGACGAGCACGGTCATTTACGGATGACCGAGGTCGATATCGGCGACGTCTTACGGAGGGAACTGACGAAGCACCTTCGCGCGCTCGGATTGTCGATCACGGTGGTGCCGAAGAATGTGGGGTATGAGCTTCGCTGTGCCGATCCGATTCCCTACGATATTGAATATACTCGAGACTTGGGGTATTGCGCGGCTCAGTACCTGCTCGACGGTGGGACAGCGGCCATGGTGTCGATTCAGAACGGGCGGTTCATCCCGATTCCATTCAAGCAGATGGTGGATCCTGCCACCGGACGGACCAGGGTCAGGATGGTAGAGATTGAGTCCCAGTCCTACCACATTGCCCGGCAATACATGATCCGACTCAACGAGGAAGACCTGGAGCGTCACGATACTGTGGGCCGGTATGCCGCGGTGGCGAATCTGCCTCCCGACGCGTTTCGGGATCGGTTCAAGACAGTCTTGTAA
- a CDS encoding cytochrome c, whose amino-acid sequence MQSQHTENRFFIVGLWTLLILTGLVPSSLYAQDYPPDRERGKAVYEHHCQNCHGPTGRGDGPGAVVLNVPPANFQRFQSFLKSDEELLRTIEHGVVFSPMHSWRGQLTDGEMQDVVAYIRVLSQ is encoded by the coding sequence ATGCAATCGCAACACACAGAGAATCGATTCTTCATCGTGGGACTGTGGACCCTCCTCATCCTGACTGGCCTGGTGCCATCCTCCTTGTACGCTCAAGACTATCCACCCGACCGTGAGCGTGGGAAAGCCGTGTACGAGCACCACTGTCAGAACTGTCATGGCCCAACTGGGCGAGGCGACGGACCAGGCGCCGTTGTTTTGAACGTCCCACCGGCCAATTTTCAGCGGTTCCAGTCATTTTTGAAATCCGATGAAGAGTTACTGCGAACGATCGAACACGGCGTCGTCTTCAGCCCGATGCATTCGTGGCGAGGCCAGCTCACCGATGGAGAGATGCAGGACGTCGTGGCGTACATCCGTGTGTTGTCGCAATAG
- a CDS encoding DUF2934 domain-containing protein, with protein MPTRKTTTKSKPKSKLKTTSSKGKGRPASVPRRMENPIELPEGMWERISRKAYELWEQRGHQDGNALRDWLDAEEIVMEEIHESRE; from the coding sequence ATGCCAACGCGCAAGACAACAACCAAATCCAAACCCAAATCCAAGCTCAAAACCACGAGCAGCAAAGGAAAGGGCCGACCCGCGTCTGTCCCGAGACGGATGGAAAACCCTATCGAATTACCGGAGGGCATGTGGGAACGAATCTCGAGGAAAGCGTACGAGCTTTGGGAACAGCGAGGTCATCAGGACGGGAATGCCCTCCGAGACTGGCTCGATGCAGAAGAAATTGTCATGGAAGAAATTCATGAATCGCGTGAGTGA
- a CDS encoding universal stress protein: protein MKILAATDGSKYGRWALEWLAEIPFAVQPVVRVLHVVDVAGLRAPFMIQPVIVGTERYIHSEVKRMEAAAKVAKKDSEGLLSTLGLSGTVTTEHGAVAATIMKHAQRGVGLLSIGSRGLDALDRFMLGSISNHAIHHAPCSVLVVKEPPRPIRHLILAIDGSAASDKAVKFVMRTINPTPDGPDREPVLVTIVHAMPFLKYPEVKEVGKGLVQRSGDKLAKSGFQIREAVRLGKPADEILTVAKKNKADLIVTGAKGLGAIGRVLLGSVSTRVVQHAHCGVLVVR from the coding sequence ATGAAAATTCTGGCGGCAACGGATGGATCAAAGTATGGCCGGTGGGCATTGGAATGGTTGGCGGAGATCCCGTTCGCGGTGCAGCCGGTCGTTCGTGTCCTGCATGTCGTCGATGTAGCGGGTCTTCGGGCTCCCTTCATGATCCAACCGGTGATCGTGGGGACAGAACGGTATATTCACTCCGAAGTGAAGCGGATGGAGGCTGCGGCGAAAGTGGCGAAAAAGGATTCGGAAGGCCTGTTGTCGACGCTCGGATTGAGTGGGACGGTGACGACTGAGCACGGCGCGGTTGCGGCGACGATTATGAAGCATGCACAGCGTGGAGTCGGGCTCTTGTCGATCGGATCAAGAGGCTTAGATGCCCTGGATCGCTTTATGCTGGGCAGCATCTCGAACCATGCCATCCACCATGCTCCTTGTTCTGTCCTGGTGGTGAAAGAACCTCCGAGACCTATCCGGCATCTGATCTTGGCGATCGATGGGTCGGCTGCTTCAGATAAAGCGGTCAAGTTTGTGATGCGTACGATCAATCCGACACCCGATGGCCCTGACCGCGAGCCGGTTTTGGTCACCATCGTGCACGCCATGCCCTTTTTAAAATATCCGGAGGTCAAGGAGGTCGGGAAGGGGCTGGTGCAGCGCTCTGGAGATAAGCTCGCGAAATCGGGCTTCCAGATACGCGAAGCCGTGAGGCTCGGGAAGCCGGCGGATGAGATTCTGACGGTGGCCAAGAAAAACAAGGCAGACCTGATCGTGACCGGCGCGAAGGGGTTGGGCGCGATCGGCCGTGTCCTGCTCGGCAGCGTGTCCACTCGTGTGGTTCAACATGCTCATTGTGGCGTGCTCGTCGTCCGCTAA
- a CDS encoding universal stress protein — protein MKLLLAVDGSDHSYEAVRSLKCLARAEELHLVHVLDVPSPAYPMMMPEVAQELYETVERNMRDDGTRLLDRTVSLLPLDAGPVTKHLVVGSPAEQIVALAEQLKVGLILLGTRGLGPIKERLIGSVSHRVLTFAPGAKLILPGPLKKLHHVLLPLQGTYDADHALSLLQQKPFRELPTVTLFTVLPHTRPPWPVDAVSAEHMETHSLRKAKDFLDETAAKLRLSGYQTRVITTLGTPVDGILQEAKALNPDLILMGSRGRRGITRMVLGSVSHALLHQGTYPWMIFS, from the coding sequence ATGAAACTGTTGCTCGCTGTCGACGGCTCCGACCATTCGTATGAAGCGGTCCGATCCCTCAAGTGCCTGGCTCGCGCCGAGGAACTGCATCTCGTCCATGTACTCGACGTCCCAAGTCCGGCCTATCCCATGATGATGCCGGAAGTGGCACAGGAGCTATACGAGACGGTGGAGCGGAACATGCGCGATGACGGGACTCGTCTGTTGGATCGCACCGTGTCCTTGCTCCCCCTGGATGCTGGACCGGTCACGAAACATTTGGTCGTCGGATCTCCGGCGGAGCAAATCGTGGCCTTGGCTGAACAACTCAAGGTGGGCCTGATTCTATTGGGTACTCGAGGCCTTGGACCGATCAAGGAACGGCTCATCGGAAGCGTCTCTCATCGAGTCCTGACGTTCGCACCTGGCGCGAAGCTGATTCTTCCCGGTCCCTTGAAAAAGCTCCATCATGTTTTACTGCCGTTACAAGGAACCTATGACGCAGATCATGCCCTCTCTTTGCTTCAACAGAAACCATTTCGCGAGCTGCCCACGGTGACCCTCTTCACCGTCCTTCCCCATACCAGGCCCCCCTGGCCGGTGGATGCGGTTTCGGCTGAGCATATGGAAACCCATTCCCTCCGAAAAGCAAAGGACTTTCTCGACGAGACGGCGGCCAAACTCCGCCTCTCAGGCTATCAAACCCGAGTGATAACGACGTTGGGCACCCCAGTGGATGGAATTCTTCAGGAGGCCAAGGCCTTAAATCCTGACCTGATTCTCATGGGGTCCCGAGGCCGCCGCGGCATCACCCGTATGGTACTCGGTAGTGTGTCCCACGCACTCTTACATCAGGGCACCTATCCATGGATGATTTTCAGCTGA
- a CDS encoding nicotinate phosphoribosyltransferase yields the protein MNPSTSALLTDLYELTMAQVYLEQQMDQPAVFEFFVRRLPPHRNFLVVAGLEQVLDYLSGLRVSQEELAWLEQSERFSSGLLHYLEALRFTGDIEAIPEGTIVFPHEPILRVVAPLPQAQLVESRVMNLLNFQTMVASKAARSVLVAAGKPLIDFGLRRAHGAEAALLAARASYLVGFAGTATVLAGMHYGIPLYGTMAHSFVQAHQDETLAFEHFATIQPDNVILLIDTYNTEAAAEKVVALTQRLHARGITLKGVRLDSGDLADHARNVRQILDGGGLSRVKILASGNLDEYRLRDLVRTGTPIDSFAVGTAMTTSSDAPSLDCAYKLQAYAGRPCRKRSEGKATWPGRKQVYRSYTDGGYLDHDIITTDDDQQSGQPLLHPVMKEGRRLAASPSLVEVRRHAALQLGRLPESLRILELSPAYDVRISETLQSLAQIVDRVSTSKGVM from the coding sequence ATGAACCCCTCGACCAGCGCCCTGCTGACCGACCTGTATGAGCTCACCATGGCTCAAGTCTACCTGGAACAGCAGATGGACCAACCAGCCGTCTTCGAGTTCTTTGTCCGCAGGCTGCCGCCCCATCGGAATTTCTTGGTCGTCGCCGGTCTCGAACAGGTGTTGGACTACCTCTCTGGATTGAGAGTCTCGCAGGAAGAATTGGCTTGGCTGGAACAATCGGAGCGGTTCAGTTCTGGGCTCCTACACTATCTCGAGGCTCTGCGGTTCACCGGAGACATAGAGGCGATACCCGAAGGAACGATTGTCTTTCCTCACGAGCCGATCCTCAGAGTCGTCGCGCCGCTTCCACAAGCGCAGCTCGTCGAAAGCCGGGTGATGAACCTGTTGAACTTTCAAACGATGGTGGCCTCAAAAGCAGCACGTTCGGTGCTGGTCGCAGCAGGAAAGCCGCTCATCGATTTTGGGCTACGCCGTGCGCATGGCGCGGAGGCCGCTCTTCTCGCCGCGCGAGCGAGTTACCTGGTCGGCTTCGCCGGAACTGCAACCGTCCTAGCCGGCATGCACTATGGGATCCCTCTCTACGGCACCATGGCCCATTCGTTCGTCCAGGCCCATCAGGATGAAACCCTGGCCTTCGAACACTTTGCAACAATTCAACCGGATAATGTCATTCTCCTGATCGATACCTATAATACGGAAGCCGCAGCGGAGAAGGTCGTAGCCTTAACCCAACGCCTTCACGCGAGAGGCATCACGCTGAAAGGTGTACGCCTCGATAGCGGCGACCTGGCCGACCACGCTCGAAATGTTCGGCAGATCCTCGACGGAGGTGGATTGTCTCGGGTCAAAATCCTTGCGAGCGGTAACCTGGATGAATATCGATTGAGAGATCTGGTGCGAACGGGAACACCCATCGATAGTTTCGCCGTCGGTACCGCCATGACCACCTCTTCCGATGCACCCTCGTTGGACTGTGCCTACAAGCTCCAAGCATATGCAGGCCGTCCCTGTCGCAAGCGATCGGAGGGCAAAGCCACCTGGCCCGGCCGCAAGCAAGTCTATCGGTCTTATACCGATGGCGGATACCTGGACCATGACATCATCACGACCGACGACGATCAACAATCCGGCCAACCGCTGCTCCACCCCGTCATGAAAGAAGGCCGCCGACTTGCAGCATCGCCGTCGCTCGTCGAAGTACGACGCCACGCCGCCCTGCAACTCGGACGGCTTCCGGAATCTCTGCGGATCCTTGAGCTCTCGCCTGCCTACGACGTTCGAATCTCTGAGACTTTGCAGAGCTTAGCCCAAATAGTTGACCGCGTCTCTACCAGCAAAGGAGTCATGTGA